The proteins below are encoded in one region of Triticum aestivum cultivar Chinese Spring chromosome 1B, IWGSC CS RefSeq v2.1, whole genome shotgun sequence:
- the LOC123140671 gene encoding kinesin-like protein KIN-14K, with protein MGSVDGDREGLQADAGRAEVIKWISALIPEYGMPPDSSDEELRELLSDGTVLCRILNTPIPGVLEGSGAGYTSSEQWSENVKKFLSVVADMGLPGFSVKDLEEGSMSSVVDCLLVLRDNLNPGVVDDNSQDVSKIPSRKKWRVRETDESLVAAAPQGKTPSGENRGNGVPYPKSQQKTPAFNGKKLREIFQLKRGSYADLPAAKISEMMHSNSLDNASTQSLLTVINGILDESIERKKGEIPHRVVFLLRKVVQEIERRLCVQAEHIRNQNTIIKTREEKYLAKIKALQVLVNGTNEENQMTVNLLQVVKEEKSKIEERQKLSEQNVVRLIKEKKNAENMIASLKEEMEGMEKRNRLQEKNVVQLIEEKESDENMISSLKEKMEEMNSLHKQNVGRLIKEKEDGQNMISRLKEEMEEMNRLHDQNAHQLIIEKEDGQNMISSLKEEMEEMNRLHKQQLDQFEIKTKQMEEQLATKVKEFELHVLRSNMKIEEVETTYQQKSQLWNKKENIFHNYMNNQQLYVKGLNTSSRSIKSDMYAFQMKWRDEMSNLGSNLKCLVDAADNYHKVLAENQKLFNEVQELRGNIRVYCRVRPFLPGQDKQSTTIDYIGESGELLISNPLKQGKDGQRMFKFNKVFSSFASQADVFSDTQPLIRSVLDGFNVCIFAYGQTGSGKTYTMSGPSTSKKDWGVNYRALNDLFDISLNRRNIFSYEVGVQMVEIYNEQVRDLLSNKIAQKRLGIWSTSQPNGLVLPDASLYPVKSTSDVLDLMEIGLANRAVGATALNERSSRSHSILTVHVRGVDVKTGSISRGCLHLVDLAGSERVERSEAMGDRLKEAQHINKSLSALGDVIFALAQKNAHVPYRNSKLTQVLQSSLGGQAKTLMFVQINPDIESYSETISTLKFAERVSGVELGAARSNKDGKDIKELLEQVSSLKDTISRKDMEIEQLQVMKDKDKSPSSVVDNHGSSMPNNFSSNETSLITLNQKRQLSDPLSYAEVNADAGQTSPTNIVAVGLDVADYEDNLSEDGSLVRETEYTIGRRNIMNSNSDMIDDTKMHRGPSRTARSTLTKSAQPAISRPKPRDAVLKTPSHTRTPSNQLAGGSSAKATKRWQK; from the exons ATGGGGAGCGTGGACGGCGACCGCGAGGGGCTCCAGGCAG ATGCTGGACGCGCAGAGGTGATCAAATGGATCAGTGCCTTAATCCCGGAGTACGGCATGCCACCGGATTCATCTGATGAAGAGCTCCGGGAGCTGCTCAGCGACGGCACAGTCCTGTGCCGCATCCTGAACACACCCATCCCTGGTGTCCTTGAG GGGTCAGGTGCTGGTTATACATCTTCAGAGCAGTGGTCGGAAAATGTGAAGAAGTTCCTCTCGGTGGTTGCTGACATGGGGCTGCCAGGCTTCAGTGTGAAGGATCTCGAGGAG GGATCAATGTCATCAGTGGTGGATTGCCTTTTGGTTCTGAGGGACAATCTGAATCCTGGAGTGGTTGATGATAATTCACAGGATGTTTCAAAGATTCCTTCGAGAAAAAAATGGAGAGTTCGGGAAACTGACGAGTCTCTAGTTGCTGCTGCACCACAAGGGAAAACACCCTCAGGAGAGAACAGGGGAAATGGGGTTCCATACCCCAAGTCTCAGCAGAAAACTCCTGCCTTCAATG GAAAAAAGCTTCGTGAGATTTTCCAGCTAAAACGTGGGTCCTATGCTGATCTTCCGGCTGCCAAGATTTCAGAGATGATGCATTCAAACAGTTTAGAT AATGCATCAACTCAATCTCTGCTTACCGTTATTAATGGCATTCTGGACGAAAGCATTGAGAGAAAAAAGGGAGAAATTCCACAC CGTGTAGTTTTTCTATTGAGGAAAGTAGTGCAGGAAATTGAGCGTCGTCTCTGTGTTCAAGCAGAGCACATAAGAAAT CAAAATACTATCATCAAGACAAGGGAAGAAAAGTACCTTGCAAAAATTAAAGCACTCCAAGTATTAGTAAATGGCACAAATGAAGAAAATCAG ATGACGGTAAATCTGCTCCAAGTAGTGAAG gAAGAGAAGTCAAAAATTGAAGAGAGACAAAAACTCAGTGAGCAAAATGTTGTCCGGttaataaaagaaaagaagaatGCTGAGAACATGATAGCAAGTCTTAAGGAAGAAATGGAAGGGATGGAAAAAAGGAATAGGCTGCAAGAGAAAAATGTTGTTCAGTTAATAGAAGAAAAAGAGAGTGATGAGAACATGATATCAAGCCTTAAGGAAAAGATGGAAGAAATGAATAGCCTGCATAAGCAAAATGTTGGCCGGTTAATAAAAGAAAAAGAGGATGGCCAGAACATGATATCAAGACTTAAGGAAGAAATGGAAGAAATGAATAGGTTGCATGATCAGAATGCTCACCAGTTAATAATAGAAAAAGAGGATGGCCAAAACATGATATCAAGTCTTAAGGAAGAAATGGAAGAAATGAATAGGCTACATAAGCAACAGCTTGATCAGTTTGAAATAAAGACAAAGCAAATGGAAGAGCAATTAGCCACCAAAGTTAAAGAATTTGAGCTTCATGTACTACGATCAAACATGAAAATCGAAGAGGTTGAGACAACCTATCAACAGAAATCACAGTTATGGaacaaaaaggaaaatatttttcataATTATATGAACAACCAACAATTATATGTCAAG GGCTTAAATACATCATCAAGGTCGATAAAAAGTGACATGTATGCTTTTCAAATGAAGTGGAGAGATGAAATGTCTAATTTAG GCTCCAATTTAAAATGTTTGGTTGATGCTGCTGACAACTATCACAAAGTTCTCGCTGAAAACCAGAAGTTATTTAATGAAGTGCAAGAATTGAGAG GCAATATAAGAGTGTATTGTCGCGTAAGACCATTTCTTCCTGGGCAAGATAAACAATCAACTACTATTGATTACATTGGTGAAAGTGGCGAGCTTTTGATTTCAAACCCATTGAAACAAGGAAAAGATGGACAGCGGATGTTCAAATTTAACAAAGTGTTTAGCTCATTTGCTTCTCAGG CGGATGTATTTTCTGACACTCAACCGTTGATTCGGTCAGTTCTTGATGGATTCAACGTGTGTATTTTTGCATATGGGCAAACTGGTTCTGGAAAAACTTACACAATG AGTGGACCCAGTACATCAAAGAAAGATTGGGGTGTCAATTACCGGGCTTTAAATGATCTATTTGATATTTCACTAAATAGGAGAAATATTTTCTCGTATGAGGTGGGAGTACAGATGGTTGAGATATACAATGAACAAGTTCGTGATCTTCTGTCAAACAAAATTGCGCAGAAACG ACTTGGGATTTGGAGTACTTCTCAGCCTAATGGACTCGTTTTACCGGATGCGAGCTTATATCCAGTTAAATCAACATCAGATGTTTTAGATTTGATGGAAATTGGATTAGCAAATAGAGCAGTTGGTGCAACAGCTCTTAATGAAAGAAGCAGCCGGTCCCACAG CATTCTAACTGTACATGTTCGAGGGGTGGATGTGAAGACTGGATCCATTTCTAGAGGATGCCTACATCTCGTTGATCTTGCTGGCAGTGAAAGAGTAGAGCGGTCTGAAGCAATGGGAGATAGATTAAAAGAGGCTCAACATATTAACAAATCTCTCTCTGCTTTAGGTGATGTCATTTTTGCTCTAGCACAGAAAAATGCCCATGTGCCCTACAGAAACAGCAAGCTCACACAAGTTCTTCAAAGCTCTTTAG GTGGACAAGCAAAGACACTAATGTTTGTCCAAATAAATCCTGATATTGAGTCATATTCAGAAACTATAAGCACTTTAAAGTTTGCTGAAAGAGTTTCTGGAGTAGAGTTAGGCGCTGCAAGAAGTAACAAAGACGGAAAGGACATCAAAGAGCTGCTGGAACAG GTTTCGTCCTTGAAAGACACTATTTCACGAAAAGACATGGAAATTGAGCAGCTCCAAGTCATGAAAGACAAAGATAAGTCCCCAAGTTCAGTTGTTGACAACCATGGTTCAAGCATGCCAAATAATTTTAGTTCCAATGAGACTTCGCTGATCACATTAAACCAAAAGAGACAACTATCAGACCCTCTGAGTTATGCCGAGGTGAATGCAGATGCTGGTCAGACTTCACCCACTAACATCGTGGCTGTGGGGTTGGATGTAGCAGATTATGAAGACAATTTATCTGAAGATGGTTCATTAGTAAGAGAAACAGAGTATACTATTGGCAGGAGGAATATTATGAACTCTAACTCCGACATGATCGACGATACCAAAAT GCATAGAGGTCCATCGCGAACAGCCAGATCAACTCTCACAAAAAGCGCGCAGCCAGCAATCTCCAGACCAAAACCAAGGGATGCAGTTTTGAAGACTCCAA GTCACACAAGGACCCCATCCAACCAGTTGGCGGGAGGCTCTTCGGCCAAGGCAACCAAAAGATGGCAGAAGTAG